From Pantanalinema sp.:
AAGAGCGAGATGGCGCCTGAGGGTCATGGGAGGACCTCCGGGTTGAAGGCTTCGGCGGTGCGAAGGGGGCGTCCCGATGCGTCCATTCCCCCCGTCACCACGAGCAGGCGCTCGGAGAGCGCCGCCGCGGCCAAGAGGGCGCGCTTGGTGGTCATCGGCGGCTCGGTGCGCCAGGTGTCGGTTGCGGGGTCGTAGGATTCGACGGTGGAGAGGGCCCGGTTTTCCGCGTTGGCGCCGCCCAGCGCATAGAGCCTGCCGTTCGCCGCGACCAGCGAGAGCGAGTGTCGCGCCGTGGGCATGGCCGAGCAGGTGGCCCAGGTGTCCAGGACCGGGTCGTACGCCTCGAAGGCGCCGAGCGCCTGCATGCTCGCTCCGGCGTTGGCGTTGACGCCCCAGGCGCCGTAGTAGGAATCCTGGGCGGGGGTGCCGACCCACCTGAAGCCGCCCGCGGCGTAGATCTTGCCGCCGAGCATGGCGACCCCGAGGCTGCCGCGCGAGGTGGGCATTGGGGCGGCCAGGTGCCACTGCTGGGTGCGGGCCGAGAGGGCCTCGACCAGGGGCGAATCGACCCAGACGTACCCCTGGGGGGTGCCGTCGTAGCGCTTGCTGGAACCGCCCAGCAGGTAGAGGGTCTCGCCGTCCGAGACGACGCCGGCCGCGGTGCGCGGGGCCACGAGGTTGCCGAACGAGCTCCACTGGGGGCTCTCGACGGCGGTGAAGGCGTCCAGGCTCTCGGGATCGA
This genomic window contains:
- a CDS encoding kelch repeat-containing protein; translation: MKRRLIPFLLASGLLAACQQSPPSPVVSGVSPQGPESAPAPGAQDPSAPDKAQEPTPSPGAALALGFGDVPPQSWLPRSPLAIARAAHSLVAMNGALYAIGGDFNDLIERYDPVLRQWAPRRIPNQSAIAHPIGQAAALRNRIVMVANDREYLGAPEIAAPIFFDPESLDAFTAVESPQWSSFGNLVAPRTAAGVVSDGETLYLLGGSSKRYDGTPQGYVWVDSPLVEALSARTQQWHLAAPMPTSRGSLGVAMLGGKIYAAGGFRWVGTPAQDSYYGAWGVNANAGASMQALGAFEAYDPVLDTWATCSAMPTARHSLSLVAANGRLYALGGANAENRALSTVESYDPATDTWRTEPPMTTKRALLAAAALSERLLVVTGGMDASGRPLRTAEAFNPEVLP